In one Actinomyces trachealis genomic region, the following are encoded:
- a CDS encoding glycosyltransferase family protein: MTALQDEGIPTVFWNKEDPAHYDETIATSLLFDWVFTTDEALLPRYRQDLGHDRVACLPFAAQPAVHNPIRLLGEDGQPEELRDVAFAGMYFAHKYPQRRKQMETLLGAAIDVEPKLDTGLDIFSRYLGADPNYQFPEPFAGHVRGSLSYPQMLAAYRGYRVFLNVNSVVNSPSMFARRIFEITACGTPVVTMPSPATSRFLPVGTLAVVDDREEAGHALRALVGNPDLRDRMVFLAQREIWRHHTYTERVDQVLHAVGLGEKAAKRPTVAPLVSTIRPERLLGVLETLAMQQEVEQRPVILTHGFEADDVARARARDLGLDVEWMCANLGDRLGRNYNRMLERAEAEYIAKMDDDDLYSRWYLFDSLAAAQYSRAEVVGKHACFMHLEAGDLMVLRFPEWEHRYTAFVAGPTMVARTDLARQVGFPETTTGEDTGFLRSVADAGGRIYSASRFGFVQRREARGGHTWGISSAEVLATGRIAHWGGPGEGELPGEAL, translated from the coding sequence GTGACTGCGCTGCAAGATGAGGGCATTCCCACTGTCTTCTGGAACAAGGAAGACCCGGCGCATTACGACGAGACCATCGCCACCTCTCTACTCTTCGACTGGGTTTTCACGACTGATGAAGCTCTGCTTCCACGCTACCGTCAGGACCTGGGCCATGACCGCGTGGCCTGCCTGCCTTTCGCGGCCCAGCCAGCGGTGCATAACCCAATCCGGCTGCTGGGCGAGGACGGCCAGCCAGAGGAGCTGCGGGATGTGGCGTTTGCGGGCATGTACTTCGCCCACAAGTACCCGCAGCGCCGGAAACAGATGGAAACACTGTTGGGAGCAGCCATTGATGTTGAGCCCAAGCTGGACACGGGCCTGGACATCTTCTCCCGGTACCTCGGGGCGGATCCGAACTACCAGTTCCCAGAACCCTTTGCTGGCCACGTGCGCGGCTCACTCAGCTACCCGCAGATGCTGGCTGCTTACCGCGGCTACCGGGTGTTCTTGAACGTGAACTCGGTGGTGAACAGCCCTTCCATGTTCGCCCGCAGGATCTTTGAGATCACTGCCTGCGGCACTCCGGTGGTCACCATGCCTTCGCCCGCGACCAGCCGTTTCTTGCCCGTTGGGACGCTAGCAGTGGTCGACGATCGCGAGGAGGCCGGGCACGCCCTGCGGGCCTTGGTGGGGAACCCGGACTTGCGAGACCGCATGGTTTTCCTGGCACAACGGGAGATCTGGCGCCATCACACCTACACCGAGCGGGTGGACCAGGTGCTGCACGCTGTCGGTTTGGGGGAGAAGGCGGCTAAGCGGCCCACCGTGGCGCCACTGGTGTCTACTATCCGACCGGAGCGGCTGCTGGGGGTGCTGGAGACTTTGGCCATGCAGCAGGAGGTGGAGCAGCGTCCGGTGATCCTCACACATGGCTTTGAGGCGGATGACGTGGCGCGTGCCCGGGCCCGTGACCTGGGCCTGGATGTGGAATGGATGTGCGCTAATTTGGGAGACCGGCTGGGGCGTAACTACAACCGCATGCTGGAGCGGGCGGAGGCGGAGTACATCGCCAAGATGGATGACGATGACCTCTACTCTCGCTGGTACCTGTTTGATTCCCTGGCTGCTGCACAGTATTCGCGGGCAGAGGTGGTGGGCAAGCACGCTTGTTTCATGCATTTGGAGGCGGGGGATCTGATGGTGCTGCGCTTTCCCGAGTGGGAGCACCGCTACACGGCTTTCGTGGCTGGCCCCACGATGGTGGCGCGCACTGACCTGGCCCGGCAGGTGGGTTTCCCGGAGACCACCACCGGTGAGGACACTGGCTTCCTGCGTTCGGTGGCTGATGCTGGTGGGCGCATTTACTCGGCTTCACGCTTTGGTTTTGTGCAACGCCGTGAGGCCCGTGGTGGGCACACCTGGGGTATCTCTTCCGCAGAGGTGCTGGCCACTGGTCGCATTGCGCACTGGGGTGGGCCTGGTGAGGGTGAGCTGCCTGGGGAGGCGCTGTGA